CAATTGAAAGAGACCAAAGGTAAAAGTCTTGAGGAAATTGAACAGGAATGGTCTGATGAAGCCATAACACCCTGATTTTTGCATATAGGAATCCATTTTTATAATTAAATCAACTTACAATATATAACCTAATAGCTCTTTAGAACATGACAGAATTGACACGTTACCTGATTAAGTCTACAGTCGATCAGCGCGGCATAGTAAAAGTTTGGGAGGAACCTGTGGCGATACCGACCTATGAGGTCGGTACGATGGAAAAAAATCCGATTTTTGCTGAAAAACGTGTGTACCAAGGTAGCTCAGGTGTGGTATATCCCTATCCGATTATTGAAAAAATTAGTGACGAGAAACAGGATAAGGTCTATCAGGCGCTATTTATTGAAAATGAATATATCAAGGTGATGATTCTGCCTGAACTAGGCGGAAGGATCCATATGGCCTATGATAAAGTCCGAGAACGGCATTTTGTTTATTATAATGAGGTGATCAAGCCAGCTCTGGTAGGGCTTACAGGACCTTGGATTTCTGGGGGGATCGAATTCAATTGGCCTCAGCATCACCGTCCGACGACCTTTATGCCAACAGAATATTTAGTTGAGCATAATACAGATGGTAGTGTGACCGTATGGTGCAATGAAATCGAACGTATGTTTCGGATGAAGGCCATGCAGGGATTTACACTTTATCCTGACAGAGCTTTTATTGAAATAAAGGTGCAGGTTTATAATCGCACGGCTCTACCGCAGACTTTCCTCTGGTGGGCCAATCCAGCTGTTGTCGTCAATGATGATTATTACTCTGTTTTTCCACCTGACGTAAATGCAGTGTTTGATCATGGCAAAAGAGAAGTTTCAACATTTCCGATCGCGACAGGAACCTATTATAAATACGATTATTCAGCTGGAGTTGATATCGCACAATACAAGAATATTCCTGTTCCGACATCCTATATGGCTATTCAATCAAAATATAATTTTGTGGGGGGGTACGAAGCCGGAGACACCAATGCGGGGATGTTGCACGTTGCGGATCACCACATTTCTCCGGGAAAGAAACAATGGACATGGGGTAACGGTGATTTTGGTGTGGCTTGGGACCGGAATCTGACAGACGAAAATGGTCCTTATATCGAATTGATGGCAGGTGTTTACACCGACAATCAGCCCGATTTTGCTTGGTTGCAGCCTTATGAGGTGAAATCATGGTCACAATATTTTATGCCCTACGCGGCTGTTGGTCATGTGAAGAATGCAACAAAAGATCTTGTCCTCAATATGGGGGTCCATCAACAGCGTGCAGACATTATCCTATACGCAACAGCGGTATTTGAAGGGCTTCATATTGTTCTGAGGGATAAGCAAGGGAGAGTTTATCTGGAAGAAAAGATCCATTGTTCGCCCCGTGATATTTATAAACAAACTGTTTCCGATTTGCAGAGTGATCCATTTGATTTGATTCTGTCGGTTTATGATAGTGATCAAAATGAAATGCTGCATTATCAATTGGAAAAACAAAAAGATATTACAGATATCCCAGAACCGGCTCAAGCTGCGTCAATACCAGAGGACATTCAATCCGTGGAGGAATTGTTCCTGACAGGACAGCATCTTGAACAATATCGGCACGCAACCTATAACCCTGTAGATTACTATCTTGAGGCACTGCGACGGGATCCGCATGATGCACGATGTAATAATGCAATGGGTGCTCTTTTATTGCGGAATGGAAAGATAGCAGAATCCATCCCTTATTTCCGTACCGCAATTGCGCGACTTACCGAACGTAATCCAAATCCTTACGATGGCGAGGCCTACTATAATCTAGGCTTAGCTTTACAATTATCCGGTGAACTGGAAGTTGCCTATGCCGCTTTTTACAAAGCAACCTGGAATGCTGCCTGGCAGGATGCAGGTTATTTTGGTCTTGCACAGATAGATGCAACGCGTGGACAGTGGGACGTTGCTCTGGAAAAAATAGAACGTTCAATAAACCGAAATTGGAAGCATCATAAAGCCCGGCAATTAAAAACCTCGATTTTAAGAAAACTGGGGCGGGTAGATGAAGCGTTGGGTTACATTAAAGATTCTTTGGAAATAGATCCATTTAATATGGGCTGTCAATTTGAATGGTACCTGCTGACAAAGGACGAGACTATATTATCGCCTATTCTAGATTTATGTAAAGTCAATGTACAGAGTGTGGTGGAATATGCGCTGGATTTTGCTCAGGCTGGTCTATATGAAGAAGCCATCCAGTTATTGGAAAAAACAATCGATGATCCGCAAACAGTATATCCAATGATATATTATGCGCTGGGTTATTTTAACGCCTGTATCGGACAAAATGATCAAACAACAGCCTATTATGACAAAGCTCGTATCATGGACCCGACTTATTGCTTCCCAAATCGGTTGGAAGAGATCGTTATACTTCAGGATGCAATCCTGCACAATAATGATGATGCAAAAGCCTATTACTACTTGGGGAATCTATGGTACGGTAAGAGACAGTATCAAGATGCGGTAGACTGCTGGGAGCAAGCCATACAATTGGATCAACAATTCCCTACCGTTTTCCGGAATCTGGCTTTGGCCTATTATAATCGTATGGACAAAAAAGAGGAGGCTGTTGCTTTGCTAGAAAAAGCATTTGCATTGGATGAGACCGATGCACGGCTGCTGATGGAACTGCACCAGCTCTATAAGAAACAAGGGGGCAATTACACGGAAAGATTGGCGCTATTGGATCGCTATACAGATCTTGTTGTCAGCCGAGATGATCTTTTCTTGGAACGGATTACACTTTTCAATCTT
The window above is part of the Sphingobacterium sp. ML3W genome. Proteins encoded here:
- a CDS encoding DUF5107 domain-containing protein, whose product is MTELTRYLIKSTVDQRGIVKVWEEPVAIPTYEVGTMEKNPIFAEKRVYQGSSGVVYPYPIIEKISDEKQDKVYQALFIENEYIKVMILPELGGRIHMAYDKVRERHFVYYNEVIKPALVGLTGPWISGGIEFNWPQHHRPTTFMPTEYLVEHNTDGSVTVWCNEIERMFRMKAMQGFTLYPDRAFIEIKVQVYNRTALPQTFLWWANPAVVVNDDYYSVFPPDVNAVFDHGKREVSTFPIATGTYYKYDYSAGVDIAQYKNIPVPTSYMAIQSKYNFVGGYEAGDTNAGMLHVADHHISPGKKQWTWGNGDFGVAWDRNLTDENGPYIELMAGVYTDNQPDFAWLQPYEVKSWSQYFMPYAAVGHVKNATKDLVLNMGVHQQRADIILYATAVFEGLHIVLRDKQGRVYLEEKIHCSPRDIYKQTVSDLQSDPFDLILSVYDSDQNEMLHYQLEKQKDITDIPEPAQAASIPEDIQSVEELFLTGQHLEQYRHATYNPVDYYLEALRRDPHDARCNNAMGALLLRNGKIAESIPYFRTAIARLTERNPNPYDGEAYYNLGLALQLSGELEVAYAAFYKATWNAAWQDAGYFGLAQIDATRGQWDVALEKIERSINRNWKHHKARQLKTSILRKLGRVDEALGYIKDSLEIDPFNMGCQFEWYLLTKDETILSPILDLCKVNVQSVVEYALDFAQAGLYEEAIQLLEKTIDDPQTVYPMIYYALGYFNACIGQNDQTTAYYDKARIMDPTYCFPNRLEEIVILQDAILHNNDDAKAYYYLGNLWYGKRQYQDAVDCWEQAIQLDQQFPTVFRNLALAYYNRMDKKEEAVALLEKAFALDETDARLLMELHQLYKKQGGNYTERLALLDRYTDLVVSRDDLFLERITLFNLLGRYEEARQLLASRQFKPWEGGEGKVSRQYTICHLELAKERLKANDPKSALVLLTAIDSYPHNLGEGKLITMEENDIYYYKGVAYRSLGNEEEAITYLIKATLGAQEPQQALFYNDPQPDKIFFQGLAWLELKQEEKAEQCFQSLIDHGKTYLDKPFKIDYFAVSLPDMDIWEDDLDHKNRIHCLYVMGLGYLGKGDLDLAKDYLAQVRQLEPNHQGCLSILRSFIAEVTLNN